A genomic window from Luteolibacter sp. LG18 includes:
- a CDS encoding sigma-70 family RNA polymerase sigma factor, whose translation MLSAGVATLPQIAMADTDTPSLPAEESLDAVLMARAGNGDHAAFRQIVERHQHAVVGTVAKMLGDPAEAEDIAQQVFLRLWRHAKRYRPEAKFTTYLFTIARNLVFNESRRRGRRKEVSVEEREDSANFHLPAPTEREPDSALLQGELQAAVDKAIQSLPEAQRVAVILRRYEQMPYEEIAKVLELTVPAIKSLLFRARTTLREALRDYLDD comes from the coding sequence ATGTTGAGCGCCGGAGTCGCCACACTGCCGCAGATCGCCATGGCCGACACGGACACGCCATCCCTACCCGCTGAGGAATCCCTCGACGCGGTACTGATGGCGCGTGCCGGCAACGGGGATCACGCGGCCTTCCGCCAGATCGTGGAACGCCACCAACACGCGGTGGTGGGCACGGTGGCGAAGATGCTCGGGGATCCGGCCGAGGCCGAGGACATCGCCCAGCAGGTGTTCCTGCGGCTGTGGCGCCACGCGAAGCGCTACCGCCCCGAGGCGAAGTTCACGACCTATCTCTTCACCATCGCCCGCAACCTGGTTTTCAACGAAAGCCGCCGCCGCGGACGCCGCAAGGAAGTCTCGGTGGAGGAACGCGAGGACTCGGCGAATTTCCATCTCCCCGCCCCCACCGAACGCGAACCGGATTCCGCGCTGCTGCAGGGCGAACTCCAGGCCGCTGTCGACAAGGCCATCCAATCGCTGCCGGAAGCCCAGCGGGTGGCGGTGATCCTGCGCCGCTACGAGCAGATGCCGTATGAAGAGATCGCCAAGGTATTGGAACTGACCGTGCCGGCGATCAAGAGCCTGCTGTTCCGCGCGCGAACGACGCTGCGCGAGGCGCTGCGGGATTATTTGGACGATTGA